The Pseudomonas berkeleyensis genome includes a region encoding these proteins:
- a CDS encoding YebG family protein codes for MAVEVVYRSSRDPERLFMDKAEADRYDKMLELAERLSEVLHKAVPSLSEEQGEELGIFMAKNREIFAKAFKSQPDALDELEENAASE; via the coding sequence ATGGCCGTCGAAGTGGTGTACCGCAGCAGCCGCGATCCGGAGCGCTTGTTTATGGATAAAGCCGAAGCCGACCGTTACGACAAGATGCTGGAGTTGGCCGAGCGCCTGAGCGAAGTGCTGCACAAGGCGGTTCCCTCTCTCAGCGAAGAACAAGGCGAAGAGCTTGGCATCTTCATGGCCAAGAACCGCGAAATCTTCGCCAAGGCCTTCAAGAGCCAGCCCGATGCACTCGACGAGCTGGAAGAGAACGCTGCCAGCGAGTAA